One stretch of Streptomyces sp. R21 DNA includes these proteins:
- a CDS encoding DUF1684 domain-containing protein, which translates to MTVQDTTADLSAFTREWQEWHARQEARLADPHGFLAITGLHWLGDEPQRFPDAPGVWSTGADGVVVVLGDDEELVVDGTPVRGEHRFGVLPERSGVDAVWGDAVIEVAKRGGHDIVRPRHPDTPLRTAFTGTPAYTPHPRWALTGRYTAFAEPRATTVGAAVEGLEHVYDAPGRVEFELDGRPLALTAFPGRGPGSLLVLFTDATSGVTTYAANRALALDPPAADGTVVLDFNRAANLPCAYTDLATCPLPPAENRLPVAIEAGEKIPRERGGS; encoded by the coding sequence ATGACCGTTCAGGACACCACCGCAGACCTGTCCGCCTTCACCCGCGAATGGCAGGAGTGGCATGCCAGGCAGGAGGCACGACTCGCCGACCCGCACGGGTTCCTCGCGATCACCGGCCTGCACTGGCTCGGCGACGAGCCGCAGCGCTTCCCGGACGCCCCGGGCGTCTGGTCGACCGGCGCCGACGGAGTCGTCGTGGTCCTCGGCGACGATGAGGAACTGGTCGTCGACGGAACCCCCGTCCGCGGCGAGCACCGCTTCGGGGTGCTCCCGGAGCGCAGCGGAGTCGACGCGGTCTGGGGCGACGCCGTGATCGAGGTGGCCAAGCGCGGCGGACACGACATCGTCCGCCCCCGGCACCCGGACACCCCGCTGCGGACCGCCTTCACCGGTACGCCCGCCTACACCCCGCATCCCCGCTGGGCGCTGACCGGCCGCTACACGGCCTTCGCCGAGCCGCGAGCGACGACCGTGGGTGCGGCGGTCGAGGGCCTTGAGCACGTGTACGACGCGCCCGGCCGGGTCGAGTTCGAGCTGGACGGACGCCCCCTGGCGCTGACCGCGTTCCCCGGGCGCGGCCCGGGCAGTCTGCTGGTGCTGTTCACCGACGCGACCTCCGGGGTCACCACCTACGCGGCCAACCGGGCCCTCGCGCTGGATCCGCCCGCTGCCGACGGCACGGTCGTCCTGGACTTCAACCGAGCGGCGAACCTGCCGTGCGCCTACACCGATCTGGCCACCTGCCCGCTGCCCCCGGC